A portion of the Algimonas porphyrae genome contains these proteins:
- a CDS encoding SIR2 family protein, with amino-acid sequence MKINPRLNIGLEKLADQAEFDDETLRTLLRSLSTRRTVSFFGAGISIPYGAGTWDQLIDDVRGRALKAIILATQQPGLDPQTVNRLKRLEGQLEDLKKAPRNTPEQNLTQMELIRLAFDLAQSPDDKDTFHEAIAQLTKSDLLVARKNASLRLSRLKRGLVADKSRSVTLQEPDREFLNGKLALALNVESRADKASQEEKKTKAEIDLGRSNGNAALPSDGSHGDAETKKQRFLFQNFYTVELLETLLSWAHSEPTASGGTGSRAALSDYLEEIIDGVRADAERAGRDVKAGGLPPDRRSFFSLIFATLILYRLSSSDMEESFDLLFNSITRENTSKPIHPDFAASEYIYEDGDNSDITATAGELRPRSDPIHEIVKKLDFWRFLSTNYDYEVEKYFEFLNYPRGTLSERADIDPQPVPERVDPQTGRRVSRSWLGEAATSDVISPNSIGELIDFSTCSSDMGARVMHLHGRADLPGTIIATESDYQTLYLNEREKNFAFGYALDIIFSGNPILFIGSSISEQDLLRPLREFASNRSIEDRDLYALMPAIDPVSVRTAKKVEAFIRYGVRILFYGEQDKQKAQGSETEDDAFDVKDPDDAAEEQAEVQFIPRQLGALDYDLKDARQEIDRLRGHIAQLVKCLDDDPDPSKNNPVIKEKNQQAYAYLSKVDEVKHDGSEPEENINGRAFFRFDRVFPDHKKTLVLASDELTLRLTLKALSDYLLSLQREAGFTDVVDVTAVKIYLKDTSPSGEFDGRRLGEALMLIDDFLEKLKGEVITVALNRAIEDLADLKSQWWRDVRLPPPMRSTSDWNDHGNAQQPAIIANRQRAVWPNLRAEDYDETIKPLLERLKLDPDASGVSTSGRLLYCFSKKGMGKGSFFHILTSRLQDQNPHQSLAWIGRQYTHHWAANFSHTLEFSSALVGITNLLKKQCVDAGLIDNDEAHRIRNRRGHLHLASQLVTLMCEQKDKGHYTRSIFVFAGFDCLLNQEGRFRTVEVDRIFKELIRAVKESNMLDVIIVSGRGEGSRNVFANEPLPKVPAANGSAHSDDHTDDDTGEPAKLWLGPTLKLHDIQNLSEDRQKAIFPKARASGAGDAYLIDILRPENPNTPMRPLPEVSWEVKASRDIYDDWEKAYREVRRNIGRSRYLKKLLEHVLDDISVWEPYLPGTKRFLEGQTYWLKRLTDRIQASSAENISSRVIHSVLERYGLQVKTKDGSLDYDSRIDFLVLKTISYFGFPTEGHVLMRVPQLKTYLMYNVRRLHGTNSVKKSERDLIPDCIKLLEVSLDRLLKRHLIGAVSTRCWAKQRGQFEKSAQKSAVASDASTQTLTGQYSQGEYAGWDMAIAYEQAWKNDWCRAKQLDPDGLECPQVANLRHGYRYVLHPAMKRFVTSNYTFRTPEHSFTNTYVLSIFATQPTDVMVLDETVQDEVDGIIDSLNEAWRCYTIQSLEDMNRPGPHADGLPVEKDQIDRLRKVALGHKLTEKELSPEDDIDNFDVASTYMFRAKTIKGLLARASADMPACFRASYGVLRQLRPFAVLVRTEKNAEAIVESGYQQSPFDRTANRLKTLQEGAISARQARQVITDTRSRPHDGLTYDQEIVKPYVDKPDDYTKHPINTFGPLTVPEEALYPHELAWLWNERGVIAFAQGRLYDALPYYNLALKSIRKHEGDPDPLGPSTVRIWVNIAICEIERGNLRRANTLLQTVIDYARSVNDLSHEPEGFAKAGHVIGPVSIGYQGLVKHLSGDISGAIKRYDQAIDELEPQNRRRALSIFYKHRADAYGVFRNAGETVFNMDGKDRDPMREIDRSISAAQSMMQLDQLHFARLSKVKLLLMDNTTENQREAATVIAEVLKYAESMNLFRLQSEALHYDARLKYLQKEYNVASRSASESVGIATRHGMKMRRISSSIILGKIFWRNGDRDTAITILNDANRDAQKAKYQLAIERTQAALFELSSEAAG; translated from the coding sequence ATGAAGATAAATCCACGTTTGAATATTGGCTTGGAGAAACTGGCCGATCAAGCGGAGTTTGACGACGAAACGCTCAGAACTTTGCTCCGGTCTTTAAGTACGCGTCGAACGGTTTCCTTTTTCGGAGCGGGTATATCAATTCCCTATGGTGCGGGAACTTGGGATCAGCTGATCGACGATGTGCGCGGTCGAGCATTAAAAGCGATCATATTGGCAACCCAGCAGCCCGGATTGGACCCCCAGACGGTCAACCGGCTCAAACGCCTTGAGGGTCAACTGGAAGATCTTAAAAAGGCACCGCGCAACACGCCTGAGCAGAATCTTACCCAGATGGAACTTATCCGTCTCGCCTTCGATCTTGCGCAGAGTCCTGATGACAAGGACACATTCCATGAAGCGATTGCGCAACTGACAAAGTCTGATTTGCTGGTGGCGCGCAAGAATGCCTCCTTGCGTCTATCCCGTCTGAAGCGTGGTCTTGTGGCCGACAAGAGCAGAAGCGTTACCTTGCAAGAACCCGATCGAGAGTTCCTGAATGGAAAGCTCGCTCTTGCTCTCAATGTCGAAAGCCGGGCGGATAAGGCCTCGCAAGAGGAAAAGAAAACCAAGGCGGAAATCGATCTCGGGAGGTCCAACGGCAATGCCGCCTTACCCAGTGACGGGTCTCATGGTGATGCGGAGACCAAGAAACAGAGATTCCTGTTTCAGAATTTCTATACTGTCGAACTTCTGGAAACACTGCTGAGCTGGGCCCACTCAGAGCCGACTGCCAGTGGAGGAACCGGTTCCAGAGCGGCGCTTTCGGATTATCTTGAGGAGATCATCGACGGGGTCAGGGCCGATGCCGAGCGAGCGGGTCGTGATGTGAAGGCCGGAGGCTTGCCGCCCGATCGCAGAAGTTTTTTCTCGCTGATATTTGCCACACTGATCTTATATCGATTGTCTTCTTCTGATATGGAAGAAAGCTTCGATCTGCTTTTCAATTCTATCACGCGGGAGAATACGTCGAAGCCGATCCATCCTGATTTCGCCGCAAGCGAATATATCTACGAAGATGGCGATAACTCCGACATTACTGCGACTGCAGGAGAGTTGAGACCACGTTCCGATCCGATTCATGAAATTGTGAAGAAGCTCGACTTCTGGCGCTTTCTCTCCACAAACTATGATTACGAAGTCGAAAAATATTTCGAGTTCCTGAACTATCCGAGGGGAACCCTTTCGGAGCGAGCGGACATCGACCCGCAACCTGTGCCTGAACGTGTCGATCCGCAGACAGGCCGTAGAGTTTCACGGTCCTGGTTGGGAGAAGCCGCGACGAGCGATGTGATTTCGCCAAATTCGATTGGTGAGTTGATCGATTTTTCGACCTGTTCCAGTGATATGGGTGCGCGCGTCATGCATCTCCATGGCCGGGCAGATTTGCCTGGAACGATCATAGCGACCGAAAGCGACTATCAGACACTCTATTTGAACGAGCGCGAAAAAAACTTTGCCTTCGGTTACGCGCTGGATATAATTTTCAGTGGCAATCCAATTCTTTTTATTGGGTCCTCAATTTCAGAGCAGGATCTGCTGAGACCTCTGAGAGAATTTGCCAGCAATCGGTCTATCGAAGACCGTGATCTTTATGCGCTGATGCCCGCTATCGATCCCGTTTCGGTTCGCACGGCCAAGAAGGTCGAAGCCTTTATCCGCTACGGTGTCCGCATTCTCTTCTATGGCGAACAGGATAAGCAGAAAGCGCAGGGCTCAGAGACCGAAGACGATGCCTTTGATGTGAAGGATCCTGATGATGCTGCGGAAGAACAGGCTGAAGTACAATTCATTCCGAGGCAGCTTGGGGCTCTAGACTATGATCTGAAGGATGCCCGGCAGGAGATCGACCGATTACGCGGTCACATTGCTCAACTTGTGAAATGCCTCGATGATGACCCCGATCCGAGCAAGAATAATCCTGTCATCAAAGAGAAAAATCAGCAGGCATACGCTTACCTTTCCAAAGTGGATGAAGTGAAACACGATGGCTCTGAGCCCGAAGAGAACATCAACGGACGGGCTTTTTTCAGGTTTGACCGTGTTTTTCCCGATCATAAGAAAACGCTCGTTCTTGCCTCCGATGAGCTGACATTGCGTCTGACGTTGAAGGCGCTGAGCGATTACCTTCTGAGCCTTCAGCGCGAAGCCGGATTCACAGATGTCGTCGACGTCACAGCGGTCAAAATCTATCTGAAAGACACTTCGCCCTCAGGGGAGTTCGACGGGCGCCGTCTCGGTGAAGCGCTGATGCTCATTGACGATTTTCTGGAAAAATTGAAAGGCGAGGTGATCACAGTCGCGCTAAACCGCGCGATTGAAGATCTGGCTGATCTCAAAAGCCAGTGGTGGCGAGATGTCAGATTGCCACCACCCATGCGTTCAACCTCCGATTGGAACGATCATGGGAACGCACAACAGCCAGCTATCATTGCCAATCGACAGCGGGCGGTCTGGCCCAATCTGAGAGCAGAGGATTATGACGAGACGATCAAGCCGTTGCTGGAGCGTCTAAAACTCGATCCCGATGCGAGTGGGGTCAGCACGTCTGGGCGTCTTCTCTACTGTTTTTCAAAGAAAGGAATGGGAAAAGGATCATTCTTCCATATCCTTACGTCGCGGCTACAGGACCAAAACCCTCATCAATCTCTCGCTTGGATTGGTCGCCAATATACCCATCACTGGGCGGCCAATTTCAGTCACACTCTGGAATTTTCCTCTGCCCTGGTGGGTATTACCAACCTGCTCAAGAAACAGTGTGTCGATGCTGGATTGATCGACAATGATGAAGCGCACAGAATCCGAAACAGGCGTGGCCATCTCCATCTCGCCAGTCAGCTGGTCACGCTGATGTGCGAACAAAAGGACAAGGGACATTACACGCGCAGCATTTTCGTTTTTGCGGGCTTCGACTGCCTGCTCAATCAGGAAGGACGCTTCAGGACAGTCGAAGTGGATCGGATTTTCAAAGAGCTGATTCGAGCGGTCAAGGAGAGCAATATGCTGGATGTGATCATCGTCTCCGGACGCGGGGAGGGATCAAGAAATGTGTTTGCAAACGAACCGCTTCCGAAAGTCCCTGCGGCGAACGGTTCCGCGCATTCGGACGATCATACGGATGATGATACTGGGGAGCCCGCTAAGCTCTGGCTTGGTCCGACCCTGAAACTTCACGATATTCAAAATCTTTCGGAAGACCGGCAGAAAGCGATTTTTCCAAAAGCGCGCGCTTCCGGTGCCGGAGATGCCTATCTGATCGATATATTGCGACCCGAAAATCCAAATACGCCCATGCGACCCCTTCCGGAGGTTTCATGGGAAGTGAAAGCTTCACGGGACATTTATGACGATTGGGAAAAGGCCTATCGGGAGGTCCGGCGTAATATCGGTCGTTCCCGATATCTCAAAAAACTGCTGGAACATGTTCTGGATGATATATCTGTCTGGGAGCCATACCTGCCTGGCACGAAGAGGTTTCTCGAAGGCCAGACCTATTGGCTGAAACGGCTAACCGATCGCATTCAAGCGTCCTCAGCGGAAAATATTTCCTCACGCGTCATCCACTCCGTCCTCGAACGCTATGGATTGCAGGTCAAAACGAAGGACGGCTCGCTGGACTATGATAGCCGGATCGATTTTCTCGTTCTGAAAACGATTTCTTACTTCGGGTTTCCGACCGAAGGCCACGTCTTGATGCGCGTACCGCAGTTAAAGACCTATCTGATGTACAATGTACGGCGTCTGCATGGTACAAACTCCGTCAAGAAGTCGGAACGAGACCTGATCCCAGACTGCATCAAGCTTCTCGAAGTCTCCCTGGATCGTCTGCTGAAACGCCATTTGATCGGGGCGGTGTCTACGCGGTGTTGGGCGAAACAACGCGGGCAATTTGAAAAATCAGCTCAGAAGAGTGCCGTCGCTTCAGACGCATCCACGCAAACCCTGACAGGGCAATATAGCCAGGGAGAGTATGCGGGTTGGGATATGGCAATTGCCTATGAGCAAGCCTGGAAAAATGACTGGTGTCGGGCGAAGCAGCTGGACCCCGACGGTTTAGAATGCCCGCAAGTTGCCAATCTACGGCATGGATATCGCTATGTCCTCCATCCGGCGATGAAGCGGTTCGTTACCTCGAACTACACGTTCAGAACGCCGGAGCACAGTTTTACGAATACCTATGTGCTGTCCATCTTTGCCACACAGCCGACCGATGTCATGGTGCTTGATGAAACCGTACAGGATGAGGTTGATGGGATTATCGACTCTCTTAACGAAGCTTGGCGTTGCTATACCATCCAATCTCTCGAGGATATGAATCGTCCCGGCCCCCATGCGGACGGTCTGCCGGTCGAGAAAGATCAGATCGACAGGCTGCGGAAGGTCGCTCTCGGACACAAGTTGACTGAAAAGGAACTCTCTCCTGAAGATGATATCGACAATTTCGATGTTGCGTCGACCTACATGTTCCGAGCCAAAACCATCAAGGGCCTGTTAGCAAGAGCGTCCGCAGATATGCCGGCCTGTTTCCGGGCTTCTTACGGCGTGTTGAGACAGCTCAGACCCTTTGCCGTACTGGTCCGCACGGAGAAGAATGCCGAAGCCATCGTGGAATCGGGGTACCAGCAATCCCCCTTCGACCGGACAGCGAACCGCCTGAAGACTTTGCAGGAAGGTGCAATTTCGGCCCGCCAAGCCCGCCAGGTGATTACCGATACGCGGTCCAGACCTCATGATGGGCTGACCTACGATCAGGAGATCGTGAAGCCCTACGTCGACAAGCCTGACGATTACACGAAGCATCCGATCAATACGTTCGGTCCCTTAACCGTGCCGGAGGAGGCGCTATATCCACACGAACTGGCGTGGCTCTGGAACGAAAGGGGCGTGATCGCTTTTGCACAAGGCCGTCTTTATGATGCATTACCCTACTATAATCTGGCGCTGAAATCGATCCGGAAACATGAGGGAGATCCTGATCCGCTGGGCCCCAGCACCGTAAGGATCTGGGTCAATATCGCTATCTGCGAAATTGAACGCGGCAATCTACGCAGAGCCAATACCCTCCTGCAAACTGTCATCGACTATGCCCGGTCGGTTAATGACCTGTCACACGAACCGGAGGGTTTTGCAAAAGCCGGACATGTCATCGGACCTGTGTCGATTGGCTACCAAGGTCTCGTCAAACACCTTTCGGGCGACATTAGCGGCGCGATCAAGAGATATGATCAAGCGATAGATGAGTTGGAGCCGCAGAACCGCAGACGGGCGCTGTCCATCTTCTACAAGCACAGAGCTGATGCTTACGGCGTTTTTCGTAATGCCGGTGAGACAGTGTTTAATATGGATGGAAAAGATCGTGATCCGATGCGTGAAATCGACCGGTCGATTTCGGCGGCGCAAAGTATGATGCAGCTCGACCAGCTCCATTTTGCAAGACTATCTAAAGTCAAACTCCTGCTGATGGACAATACGACTGAAAATCAGAGGGAAGCAGCCACCGTAATCGCCGAAGTGCTGAAATATGCCGAGAGTATGAACCTGTTCCGTCTCCAGTCGGAAGCGCTGCATTATGACGCCCGTCTGAAATATCTGCAGAAAGAGTATAATGTGGCGTCTCGCTCGGCCTCTGAAAGCGTTGGTATCGCGACCCGGCACGGCATGAAGATGAGACGCATTTCTTCGAGCATTATCCTCGGGAAGATTTTCTGGAGAAATGGTGATCGGGATACGGCCATCACTATTCTCAATGATGCTAACCGCGATGCTCAGAAAGCCAAATATCAGCTTGCGATTGAACGAACGCAGGCGGCCCTCTTCGAGTTGTCCTCAGAAGCGGCCGGTTAG
- the crcB gene encoding fluoride efflux transporter CrcB yields the protein MQSYLLVALGGGIGALGRHGLGQLTLRAFGPGFPYGTMAANIAGGLLMGLLAGWLMNKDGGQNMRLFLGVGLLGGFTTFSAFSLDAWLMLERERYGALLGYVGGSVILAIAALAFGLLIARKVFA from the coding sequence ATGCAGAGCTACTTGCTTGTTGCCCTCGGGGGCGGGATCGGCGCGTTGGGGCGTCATGGTCTCGGCCAGCTGACCTTACGCGCCTTCGGGCCGGGCTTTCCCTATGGAACCATGGCGGCCAATATTGCCGGCGGTCTGCTAATGGGACTACTGGCCGGCTGGCTAATGAACAAGGATGGTGGGCAGAATATGCGGCTGTTTCTCGGTGTCGGCCTGCTGGGCGGATTTACGACCTTTTCCGCCTTCTCTCTTGACGCGTGGCTAATGCTGGAGCGGGAGCGCTACGGCGCACTGCTCGGCTATGTCGGTGGCTCCGTCATCCTGGCCATTGCGGCGCTGGCCTTCGGCCTGCTGATTGCCCGGAAGGTGTTCGCATGA
- a CDS encoding RluA family pseudouridine synthase, whose product MSGVQQLEVPEHDAGQRLDRWFKRLFPHIAHGKVEKLLRTGQLRVDGKRAKGSFRLEAGQTVRIPPLPDPSEVKAKASQRNQNKLVEWVLYEDDDLVAINKPAGLAVQGGSKTTQHIDGMLPEGHRLVHRLDRDTSGVLLIAKSAAATKWAGRAFQSRRAEKVYWGVTNGVPRPLSGEIAGYMAKGELDNRFGNIHMGKEVMMAVRHGTQNAKHARTLYQAVATAGAKAAFVVMMPLTGRTHQLRLHMQILGAPLAGDPKYMTDRPLPGGLDKTLHLHARSLSIPRDGKPHLTITAPLPAHMTKAFALFGFDEADPEVNWDELV is encoded by the coding sequence ATGAGCGGTGTTCAGCAACTCGAAGTGCCCGAACATGATGCCGGGCAGCGGCTGGACCGCTGGTTCAAGCGCCTGTTCCCGCATATCGCGCATGGCAAGGTGGAAAAGCTGCTGCGCACGGGACAGCTGCGGGTCGACGGGAAGCGCGCCAAGGGTAGTTTCAGACTCGAAGCCGGACAGACCGTCCGCATTCCGCCCTTGCCCGACCCGTCCGAGGTCAAGGCCAAAGCCTCTCAGCGCAATCAGAACAAACTCGTCGAATGGGTGCTGTATGAGGATGATGATCTGGTCGCGATCAATAAGCCCGCAGGCCTCGCCGTGCAGGGCGGGTCCAAGACGACGCAGCATATTGATGGGATGCTGCCCGAGGGTCACCGCCTCGTACACCGGCTCGACCGTGATACGTCCGGCGTGCTGCTGATCGCCAAGTCTGCAGCGGCGACTAAATGGGCGGGCCGCGCCTTTCAAAGCCGCCGCGCCGAGAAGGTCTATTGGGGCGTGACAAACGGTGTTCCCCGCCCGCTTTCCGGCGAGATTGCCGGCTATATGGCCAAGGGTGAGCTGGATAACCGCTTCGGCAATATTCATATGGGCAAGGAAGTCATGATGGCGGTGCGTCACGGAACGCAAAACGCCAAACATGCGCGCACACTCTATCAGGCGGTCGCCACGGCCGGAGCGAAGGCGGCTTTCGTGGTGATGATGCCGCTGACCGGACGGACGCATCAGCTGCGCCTGCATATGCAGATTTTGGGCGCACCACTGGCCGGCGACCCGAAATATATGACGGACCGTCCCCTGCCCGGCGGCCTCGACAAGACATTGCATCTGCATGCGCGCTCTCTGTCGATCCCGCGCGACGGAAAACCGCACCTTACCATCACCGCGCCGCTGCCCGCGCATATGACCAAGGCATTCGCACTGTTCGGTTTCGACGAAGCGGATCCGGAGGTGAACTGGGACGAACTGGTCTGA